Proteins found in one Alicyclobacillus cycloheptanicus genomic segment:
- a CDS encoding SGNH/GDSL hydrolase family protein has protein sequence MRQRRKLWKAPASVAFVVVIAAAAFAVGWRVSRQQSPASTAVTLAQHTDPKGLASSLSTETVDVFGGSMAHGWADPHDDSYLKRAFAARQQSTNTNYHIVDRTVDGGQADYFETEKPGLYESDLKTDKPQIVVLSWGLLNDMHAKSSLAVFDSAIHDQIAKALAVHAVVLLVTPPVTEASQKGDHPMQEVYIAHEIADAQAFHSKNVYVFDVYHQMEAYLKAHHQTWQNYYGDSWHPDAAGHALAGALLANDLVTAFGSGPIRFTS, from the coding sequence ATGAGGCAGAGGAGAAAGTTATGGAAGGCGCCCGCGTCTGTCGCCTTCGTCGTCGTGATTGCGGCAGCGGCGTTTGCGGTTGGATGGCGTGTTTCCAGGCAGCAGAGCCCAGCGTCGACCGCTGTCACGCTGGCGCAGCACACAGACCCGAAAGGACTCGCCAGTTCTCTGAGCACTGAAACGGTCGATGTGTTCGGCGGATCGATGGCGCACGGCTGGGCGGATCCACATGATGATTCCTATTTAAAACGGGCGTTTGCGGCGAGGCAGCAGAGTACGAATACCAATTATCACATCGTGGACCGGACGGTGGACGGGGGGCAGGCGGACTACTTTGAAACAGAAAAGCCCGGGCTCTATGAAAGTGACCTGAAGACGGACAAGCCGCAGATTGTCGTCCTGTCCTGGGGCCTGCTCAACGACATGCACGCCAAGTCATCGCTGGCTGTCTTTGACAGCGCGATTCACGACCAAATTGCCAAGGCGCTGGCCGTCCACGCGGTCGTGCTGCTGGTGACGCCGCCCGTCACGGAGGCCTCACAAAAGGGCGATCACCCCATGCAAGAGGTGTACATCGCGCACGAGATTGCCGATGCACAGGCGTTCCACAGCAAGAATGTGTACGTGTTTGACGTATACCACCAAATGGAGGCGTATTTAAAAGCCCACCATCAAACCTGGCAGAACTACTATGGCGACAGCTGGCATCCAGATGCAGCGGGACATGCGCTGGCCGGCGCACTGCTGGCCAACGACCTCGTGACGGCGTTTGGCAGTGGTCCCATCCGGTTCACTTCCTGA
- a CDS encoding S1C family serine protease, producing the protein MGFYNKGSIGEPGGARQRGNTSIWKWAGVVVLSALVGSGATLAAIPLLDRQGAVSTLASPSSTAPSGVTKNVSVNVNDQITNVVKSVEPDVVAVVNYTSVSNFFNQQSQLQESDIGSGVYFYKDGQSAYIVTNNHVVAGGSKVEVVLQSGKHVAATIVGTDPYTDLAVLKVPVSNFDNTQPAVFANSDDIQVGEPAIAIGNPMGLDFEDSVTSGIVSGDQRLMPVETPDGSTTLDYQPVIQTDAAINPGNSGGPLLNIDGQVIGINSSKIVEQGFEGMGFAIPSNEVQTIAAELIKTGTAVHPALGIEAYDLSELPESMWPNVPVNYGVYVEQVTSAQAKAAGLQQGDVIVAINGQTVQSSADLRTDLFKLQPGQKVQVTIYRGSTRKVLTVTVGKEDTSALNDSTTTPSSGEYGYGGGDEGGSDPFGSSPFSSGNPFGQ; encoded by the coding sequence GTGGGTTTCTACAACAAAGGTTCGATTGGTGAACCAGGCGGTGCACGTCAGAGAGGGAACACGAGCATCTGGAAGTGGGCGGGTGTCGTCGTCCTTTCCGCGCTCGTCGGATCCGGTGCCACACTGGCAGCCATCCCTCTGCTCGATCGGCAAGGTGCCGTTTCCACGCTCGCGTCTCCCAGTTCGACGGCACCGTCCGGCGTGACGAAAAACGTGAGCGTCAACGTGAACGACCAGATTACCAATGTCGTGAAGAGTGTCGAACCGGATGTGGTTGCAGTGGTCAACTACACGTCGGTGTCGAACTTTTTCAACCAACAATCGCAGCTGCAGGAATCCGATATCGGATCGGGCGTGTACTTCTATAAAGACGGACAGAGTGCTTATATTGTGACCAACAACCACGTCGTCGCAGGCGGAAGCAAGGTGGAAGTCGTCCTGCAGTCTGGCAAGCACGTCGCAGCCACGATTGTCGGAACCGACCCGTACACGGACCTGGCGGTGCTGAAGGTGCCGGTGTCCAACTTTGACAATACGCAGCCTGCAGTGTTTGCGAATTCGGACGATATCCAGGTTGGCGAGCCTGCCATCGCCATTGGCAACCCGATGGGGCTTGACTTTGAAGATTCGGTGACGTCCGGGATTGTCAGCGGTGATCAGCGCCTCATGCCAGTGGAAACCCCCGACGGCAGCACGACGCTCGACTATCAACCGGTCATCCAGACCGATGCCGCGATCAACCCTGGGAACAGCGGCGGGCCGCTGTTGAACATTGACGGACAGGTGATTGGCATCAACAGCAGCAAGATTGTCGAGCAGGGCTTTGAAGGAATGGGCTTTGCCATCCCGTCCAACGAAGTGCAGACCATTGCGGCGGAACTGATTAAAACAGGGACCGCTGTCCACCCTGCACTTGGTATCGAAGCCTATGACCTGTCTGAGCTGCCGGAGTCCATGTGGCCGAACGTGCCGGTCAACTACGGGGTTTACGTGGAGCAGGTCACATCCGCCCAGGCGAAGGCCGCAGGGCTGCAGCAAGGCGATGTGATCGTCGCGATCAACGGCCAAACCGTGCAGTCCTCGGCTGACTTACGAACCGACCTGTTCAAACTGCAGCCGGGTCAGAAGGTTCAAGTCACCATCTACCGCGGGAGCACGCGGAAAGTGTTGACCGTGACCGTTGGGAAGGAAGACACGTCCGCGTTGAACGATAGTACCACGACGCCGAGTTCAGGTGAGTATGGGTACGGCGGAGGCGACGAGGGGGGCAGCGACCCGTTCGGGTCGAGTCCGTTCTCGAGCGGCAATCCGTTTGGGCAGTGA
- a CDS encoding putative bifunctional diguanylate cyclase/phosphodiesterase: MSGRTVDGRALEEIHEQHETLMEMLPEMVVVVAGSRCLYINQAGLKQLGLKQMDDRSVWEFVHPQDVPLLMRRAQDLSMPGPPLAVKFVRADGSSFDVELRGKPITFEGQEAWLLLAHDVSYQRRSQELLHQLAYTHPVTGLPNRTYLEEYLQKLTADPAARPSSIAVVMMGLHHINVISDALGRSQAEQLLRLVVERVQRVLPSDGVLAHLSVDEFAILLRDVSPAALKSMVDKVHHAVIDEPFPLETRLTPMTCNLGVSVMPDDAKSVESLLRNADLALFSAKQGGRSRVIYYQDNAAEPESRIAELELEQDLRFALERGELYVVYQPKVDAASNRLIGVEALARWRHSVRGLVSPATFIPLAETSGLIVPIGEWLLRQAVAQQKAWGRLHVAINISVRQLEEKDFAERVRRILADLQVNARYLEFEITESTFVRHNQTVLNNLNVLRGMGIKITIDDFGAGYSSFGYLRSYQVDCLKIDQSFVRDLPDHRNSAAIVTSIVTLARALHVDVIAEGVETQAQRKFLQRVGCQHMQGYLFGRPEVPERVWVQRGEDNPFDLVIQ; the protein is encoded by the coding sequence GTGAGCGGGCGTACTGTGGATGGCAGAGCACTCGAGGAAATCCACGAACAACATGAAACCCTGATGGAAATGCTCCCTGAGATGGTCGTTGTCGTCGCTGGCAGCCGCTGTCTGTACATCAATCAAGCGGGACTGAAGCAGCTGGGACTGAAACAAATGGACGACCGGTCCGTTTGGGAGTTCGTGCATCCGCAGGATGTACCGCTGCTGATGCGTCGTGCGCAGGATTTGTCGATGCCAGGGCCGCCGCTGGCCGTCAAGTTTGTGCGCGCGGATGGTTCCTCGTTTGACGTGGAGCTGCGGGGCAAGCCGATTACGTTTGAAGGACAGGAAGCCTGGTTGCTGCTGGCGCACGATGTGAGCTATCAAAGACGGAGTCAGGAACTTCTGCACCAGTTGGCGTATACCCACCCGGTGACGGGGCTGCCAAACCGCACCTACCTGGAAGAATACTTGCAGAAATTGACTGCCGATCCGGCCGCGCGTCCGTCCAGCATCGCCGTGGTCATGATGGGGCTCCATCATATCAACGTGATTTCGGACGCGCTCGGGCGGTCACAAGCCGAGCAGCTGCTGCGGCTGGTCGTAGAACGGGTGCAGCGCGTCCTGCCGAGCGACGGGGTCCTGGCGCATCTGAGCGTGGACGAATTTGCGATTTTGCTGCGGGACGTGTCCCCCGCAGCCCTCAAATCCATGGTGGACAAGGTGCACCACGCCGTGATCGACGAGCCGTTCCCATTGGAGACGCGGCTCACGCCCATGACGTGCAACCTCGGCGTGAGTGTGATGCCGGATGACGCAAAAAGTGTCGAGTCGCTGCTGCGAAACGCGGATTTGGCCTTGTTCTCGGCCAAACAGGGGGGCCGCAGCCGGGTGATTTACTATCAGGACAACGCGGCGGAACCGGAGAGCCGCATCGCCGAGCTGGAACTCGAACAGGACTTGCGGTTCGCGCTGGAGCGCGGAGAATTGTACGTGGTCTACCAGCCCAAGGTGGACGCCGCATCAAACCGGCTCATTGGCGTCGAGGCGCTGGCCAGGTGGCGTCACAGCGTGCGCGGGCTGGTCTCTCCAGCGACATTCATCCCGCTGGCGGAGACGAGCGGCCTCATTGTGCCGATTGGCGAGTGGCTGCTGCGTCAGGCTGTGGCGCAGCAAAAGGCGTGGGGCCGCCTCCACGTCGCGATCAACATTTCGGTGCGGCAGTTGGAAGAGAAGGACTTCGCAGAACGGGTGCGCAGGATTTTGGCCGACCTGCAGGTGAACGCCAGGTATCTCGAATTTGAGATTACAGAATCCACCTTTGTTCGCCATAATCAGACGGTGCTGAACAACCTGAACGTGCTGCGGGGGATGGGCATCAAAATCACGATTGACGACTTCGGGGCAGGGTACTCGTCGTTTGGCTATTTGCGGAGCTATCAGGTAGACTGTCTGAAAATCGACCAATCCTTTGTCCGGGATTTGCCCGACCATCGCAACAGTGCGGCGATTGTGACCTCGATTGTCACCCTGGCGCGCGCGCTGCATGTGGATGTCATTGCGGAAGGTGTGGAGACGCAGGCGCAGCGCAAGTTCTTGCAGCGCGTGGGTTGCCAGCACATGCAAGGCTACTTGTTCGGCAGACCTGAAGTCCCCGAGCGGGTGTGGGTGCAACGGGGCGAGGATAATCCCTTTGATCTCGTGATACAGTAA
- a CDS encoding trans-sulfuration enzyme family protein, with product MERTDPHESEQVTRAPADFRLDTKLAQAGNRRDPATGAISPPVYYSTAYAHPALGQSTGYDYTRTGNPTRQILEETIADLEQGVRGFAFASGMAAISTVFGLLRPGDHLVASNDLYGGTYRLLQQVLGRIGIEAAYVDTGDLAAVERAIQPNTKALFIETPSNPTMKITDIAACAALARTHGVWTVVDNTFMTPYFQQPLALGADIVVHSATKYLGGHNDVMAGLIVVRDDTLAEQIGFLQNSIGAVLGPQDAWLLLRGMKTLALRMARHEQNSLAIADWLRAHPSVEKVYYPGLADHPRRDIHVRQARGFGGMIAFEVKDSTQIAHILASVKLISFAESLGGVETLLTYPARQTHADIPQDIREQCGVTERLLRLSVGIEDAGDLLRDLDQAFSIQ from the coding sequence ATGGAGCGAACCGACCCACACGAAAGTGAACAAGTAACGCGCGCACCAGCGGACTTTCGACTCGACACAAAACTTGCGCAGGCGGGCAACCGGCGCGATCCGGCGACGGGTGCGATTTCACCGCCGGTGTATTACTCCACCGCCTACGCGCACCCAGCACTGGGGCAAAGCACGGGGTATGATTACACCCGAACCGGCAATCCGACACGCCAAATTTTAGAGGAGACCATCGCGGACCTTGAGCAGGGTGTCCGCGGGTTTGCTTTTGCGTCGGGGATGGCGGCGATCAGCACGGTGTTTGGCCTGTTGAGGCCTGGTGACCACCTGGTCGCCTCGAACGACCTGTATGGGGGGACCTATCGGCTTCTCCAGCAGGTCCTGGGCAGGATTGGGATTGAGGCGGCCTACGTCGACACGGGGGACCTGGCGGCGGTGGAGCGGGCCATTCAGCCGAACACGAAGGCATTGTTTATTGAAACCCCGTCCAATCCCACAATGAAAATCACCGACATTGCAGCATGCGCGGCGCTGGCGCGTACGCATGGTGTGTGGACGGTTGTAGACAATACCTTCATGACACCCTATTTTCAGCAGCCCCTGGCACTCGGTGCCGACATCGTCGTACATTCTGCGACGAAGTACCTGGGCGGACACAACGACGTGATGGCGGGCCTCATCGTCGTTCGCGATGACACGTTGGCAGAGCAAATCGGATTTCTGCAAAACTCCATTGGCGCGGTGCTGGGCCCGCAGGACGCTTGGCTGCTGCTGCGCGGCATGAAGACACTGGCCCTGCGGATGGCACGGCATGAGCAAAACAGTCTGGCGATTGCGGACTGGCTGCGCGCGCATCCGTCGGTCGAAAAAGTATATTATCCAGGGCTGGCGGACCATCCCCGCCGGGACATCCACGTGCGGCAAGCGCGCGGGTTTGGCGGGATGATTGCGTTTGAAGTGAAGGACAGTACACAAATTGCGCATATTCTCGCCTCGGTGAAACTGATTTCGTTTGCGGAGAGCCTGGGCGGCGTGGAAACACTGCTAACGTACCCGGCCAGACAAACGCACGCGGACATTCCGCAAGACATTCGCGAGCAGTGCGGGGTGACGGAGCGGCTGCTGCGCTTGTCGGTCGGCATCGAGGACGCGGGCGATCTCTTGCGTGATTTGGACCAAGCTTTCTCCATACAGTAA
- a CDS encoding AMP-binding protein, whose product MSRLTQAIERSLSRVDAKLIFDHGRWFDARETADDVARIQWRLQALGVHAGDRVFIALPNSYEFTVLYVAVLTYGAIAVPMNPAMPAPELAKTLGRADVSAAFIGRKCADGWADVLTAADLCEVGAADARGGAASGIDDRISLFVRSALAKAPAASGSESASSVSDDAPAVLMFTSGTTGDPKGVLLRHRHLWAAVQNVTGSHQLTDQDVAYCILPLFHINAQVIVFLSTLCSQGKLVMAERFSASSFWTTIQKHGVTWVSAVPAILTILAKKAQDLQAAASGDGTQVQAMARSLRFIRSASAPLPTAVMRQFESTYGVPVIESYGMTEAAGQICINPLPPGVRKTGSVGIPYQVQLRIVSSDDDRRVLPAGQTGEIEIRGDNIIESYVQTGASLPAQPNGRAAASAGAERGEDRPWLPTGDLGCMDEDGYVYITGRVKEIINRAGEKFSPRDVEEVLYAHPDVEKAAVAGLPDVTYGERVMAWVIQRPESSLPPETLAAQLLDLCQRSLAKFKWPSEIQIVDNLPVGATGKVKKHMLRQEPIAGMKRVLSYSGAGAL is encoded by the coding sequence ATGTCCCGATTGACACAGGCGATTGAACGTTCCCTATCTCGAGTCGATGCAAAGCTGATTTTCGATCACGGCCGCTGGTTTGACGCACGCGAAACAGCCGACGATGTGGCGCGCATCCAGTGGAGACTGCAAGCGCTTGGGGTGCATGCTGGCGATCGCGTCTTCATCGCGCTGCCGAACTCCTATGAGTTCACGGTACTATATGTCGCGGTCCTGACGTATGGCGCCATCGCTGTACCGATGAACCCCGCGATGCCGGCGCCGGAATTGGCAAAGACGCTGGGGAGAGCAGACGTGTCCGCCGCGTTCATCGGGCGCAAGTGTGCAGACGGCTGGGCCGACGTCCTGACGGCAGCTGACCTTTGCGAAGTCGGTGCAGCGGACGCCCGAGGCGGCGCCGCATCCGGCATCGACGACCGCATCAGCCTGTTTGTCCGGTCCGCCTTGGCCAAGGCGCCTGCGGCGTCCGGCAGCGAGTCCGCGTCAAGTGTCAGCGACGACGCGCCTGCCGTGTTGATGTTTACCTCGGGGACGACTGGCGATCCAAAAGGGGTGCTGCTGCGACACCGCCACCTGTGGGCCGCGGTGCAAAACGTGACAGGCAGTCACCAGTTGACAGACCAGGACGTCGCGTACTGTATTCTGCCGCTGTTTCACATCAACGCGCAGGTGATTGTTTTCCTGTCGACGTTGTGTTCGCAAGGCAAGCTGGTGATGGCCGAACGGTTCAGCGCCTCTTCGTTCTGGACGACCATTCAGAAACACGGCGTCACCTGGGTGTCGGCAGTGCCGGCGATTCTCACCATCCTGGCCAAGAAGGCGCAGGACCTGCAAGCCGCAGCCTCTGGCGACGGCACACAGGTGCAGGCCATGGCGCGTTCGCTGCGCTTCATCCGCAGCGCGTCCGCGCCGCTGCCCACCGCTGTGATGCGGCAATTCGAATCGACCTACGGCGTTCCGGTCATCGAATCGTACGGCATGACCGAAGCGGCGGGACAAATCTGCATCAACCCACTGCCGCCGGGCGTGCGGAAGACGGGGTCAGTCGGCATTCCCTACCAGGTACAGCTGCGCATCGTCAGCAGCGACGACGACCGCCGCGTGCTCCCCGCCGGACAGACGGGCGAAATCGAGATCCGCGGGGACAACATTATCGAGTCCTACGTGCAGACCGGAGCGTCGCTGCCAGCGCAGCCGAACGGCCGTGCGGCGGCCAGCGCCGGTGCTGAGAGAGGTGAAGACCGTCCCTGGCTCCCGACGGGGGATTTGGGCTGCATGGACGAGGACGGCTATGTCTACATCACCGGCCGCGTGAAGGAAATCATCAACCGCGCTGGCGAAAAGTTCAGCCCGCGCGACGTAGAGGAAGTCCTGTACGCACATCCGGATGTGGAGAAGGCGGCCGTCGCAGGTCTCCCGGACGTCACCTATGGCGAACGCGTCATGGCGTGGGTAATTCAGCGGCCGGAGAGCAGCCTGCCGCCGGAGACCCTGGCTGCGCAGTTGCTTGACCTGTGCCAGCGGTCACTGGCCAAGTTCAAGTGGCCGAGCGAAATTCAAATTGTTGACAACCTCCCCGTCGGTGCGACCGGCAAGGTCAAGAAGCACATGCTGCGGCAAGAGCCGATTGCAGGGATGAAGCGCGTCCTGTCGTACTCCGGCGCAGGCGCCCTGTAA
- the argJ gene encoding bifunctional glutamate N-acetyltransferase/amino-acid acetyltransferase ArgJ: protein MKVIEGGVTAPVGFRAAGVAAGIKPSGRDVAVVLSDADATAAAVFTQSLVKAAPVVYSQGVMNNGGPVRAIVINSGNANACTGAAGERHAAQMAEAAAKGCGVLASEVLVASTGVIGVPLPIERVLDGIAAACHALEPGVQSAGHAVEAIMTTDTVPKQIAVQVEVDGTPVTIGGMAKGSGMIHPNMATMLGVVTTDARLPRGTLQTLLRETVDVTFNMISVDGDTSTNDTVAVLANGMAGGPELTAQHPGFETFRAAFRYVLEFLAKEIARDGEGATKFIEVSVRQARTAADARALVKTVLTSSLVKTAFFGEDANWGRILAAMGRAGAAFDVARVSIAFASAAGLLELMRDGEPVPFDEEEAKRVLRPRDIQVSITLQDGTAEATGWGCDLSYEYVRINGDYRT, encoded by the coding sequence ATGAAAGTCATAGAAGGCGGCGTTACGGCGCCCGTCGGGTTTCGGGCTGCGGGGGTTGCTGCGGGCATCAAACCGTCGGGCCGCGATGTGGCCGTCGTGCTGTCCGACGCAGATGCGACCGCCGCGGCAGTTTTTACGCAAAGCCTGGTGAAAGCGGCGCCCGTTGTGTATTCGCAGGGCGTGATGAACAACGGGGGCCCGGTGCGGGCCATCGTGATCAACAGCGGCAACGCGAATGCCTGTACGGGGGCAGCGGGTGAGCGCCACGCAGCGCAAATGGCAGAGGCGGCGGCAAAAGGCTGCGGGGTTTTGGCGTCCGAGGTGCTGGTCGCCTCCACGGGGGTGATTGGCGTGCCGCTGCCCATCGAGCGGGTGCTGGACGGCATCGCCGCGGCATGCCACGCGCTGGAACCTGGCGTGCAAAGTGCGGGCCATGCCGTGGAAGCCATCATGACAACCGATACCGTGCCCAAGCAGATTGCCGTGCAGGTGGAAGTGGACGGTACCCCCGTGACCATTGGCGGCATGGCGAAGGGCTCGGGGATGATTCACCCCAACATGGCGACCATGCTGGGCGTCGTGACGACGGATGCCCGTCTGCCGCGCGGCACGCTGCAGACGCTGCTGCGGGAGACGGTGGACGTGACCTTCAACATGATTTCGGTCGACGGCGATACCAGCACCAACGATACGGTCGCGGTGCTGGCCAACGGTATGGCGGGCGGCCCTGAACTGACCGCCCAGCATCCCGGGTTTGAGACGTTTCGCGCGGCGTTTCGGTACGTGCTTGAATTTCTCGCCAAGGAAATCGCCCGCGACGGCGAAGGCGCGACCAAGTTCATCGAGGTGTCGGTCCGACAGGCGCGCACAGCGGCCGATGCGCGGGCGCTGGTGAAGACGGTGCTCACCTCGAGTCTCGTGAAGACCGCATTCTTCGGAGAGGATGCGAACTGGGGGCGGATTCTGGCAGCCATGGGGCGCGCTGGCGCGGCGTTCGATGTGGCACGCGTGTCGATTGCGTTCGCGAGTGCGGCGGGACTTCTCGAATTGATGCGGGACGGTGAACCGGTCCCATTCGATGAAGAGGAAGCCAAGCGCGTGCTTCGGCCGCGGGACATCCAGGTGTCCATCACGCTGCAGGACGGCACCGCCGAGGCCACGGGGTGGGGCTGTGACCTGAGCTACGAATACGTGCGCATCAATGGGGATTATCGTACATAA
- a CDS encoding acyltransferase yields MRACMILGVIFVHVVSAIDAVSTPLSVANIGLDMVLMPLHFTREAFMFITGLVLFYTYYHKPFSTTSFWSKRFKLIAIPYVFWTALYIAFIGVISGPGYDWAPVNLLHVFIRAILTGNQYFLYFLVISIQFYFVFPLLLMMMRKLERWHGWVLLVSFLVQLGLMGIVQWVVPVLPTDTYPVWLRTIIHYEDRFVLSYQFWFIAGAVFAVHYERIRTWVLSHRSTVWWSMAAGVAGLWCYYAIARFIFHESDAAVVNVLQPVMVPYAFLVSVTLMVIGVSWARVREERSMRFVSPLVRFFGGASFGIFLVHPIMLRFVDQAVGLLHVNGIDRIPLIPLMAVVTYCASGVVAYCFGKVPLFSYVVGIKTRLPKLNRPDKVSTPA; encoded by the coding sequence ATGCGAGCGTGCATGATACTCGGCGTCATCTTCGTACACGTTGTCTCTGCGATTGACGCGGTATCGACGCCGCTCTCGGTTGCAAATATAGGGCTGGACATGGTCCTCATGCCCCTGCACTTTACGCGTGAAGCCTTCATGTTCATTACAGGGCTGGTCCTGTTTTATACCTATTATCACAAACCATTCAGCACAACATCCTTCTGGTCGAAACGCTTCAAGCTCATCGCGATTCCGTATGTGTTTTGGACGGCACTCTACATTGCGTTTATCGGTGTCATCAGTGGTCCTGGCTATGACTGGGCGCCTGTGAACCTGCTGCACGTGTTTATTCGAGCGATTTTGACCGGGAACCAGTACTTCCTGTACTTCCTGGTCATCTCCATTCAGTTCTACTTTGTGTTCCCGCTGCTGTTGATGATGATGCGCAAACTGGAACGGTGGCACGGCTGGGTACTGCTCGTCAGCTTTCTCGTCCAGCTGGGCTTGATGGGCATCGTCCAGTGGGTGGTTCCCGTCCTGCCGACGGACACCTACCCGGTCTGGCTGAGAACCATCATTCATTACGAAGACCGATTTGTTCTGTCCTATCAATTTTGGTTCATCGCAGGTGCTGTGTTCGCTGTTCACTACGAGCGGATTCGGACGTGGGTCCTCTCCCACCGCAGCACGGTGTGGTGGAGCATGGCCGCCGGCGTCGCAGGGCTTTGGTGCTATTACGCAATCGCCCGGTTCATCTTCCATGAGTCAGATGCGGCGGTCGTCAACGTGCTTCAGCCCGTGATGGTGCCGTACGCATTTCTCGTCTCGGTCACCTTGATGGTGATTGGCGTATCCTGGGCCCGCGTACGTGAAGAGCGGTCCATGCGGTTCGTCTCACCGCTCGTGCGGTTCTTTGGCGGCGCGTCCTTCGGCATCTTTCTCGTTCATCCCATCATGCTGCGCTTTGTTGACCAAGCGGTCGGCCTGCTTCACGTGAACGGCATCGACCGGATTCCGCTGATTCCATTGATGGCGGTGGTCACGTACTGTGCCTCCGGCGTCGTTGCGTACTGCTTTGGCAAGGTTCCGTTGTTCAGCTACGTCGTCGGTATCAAAACGCGGCTTCCGAAGCTGAACCGTCCGGACAAAGTTTCAACGCCAGCATAA
- a CDS encoding heavy-metal-associated domain-containing protein, with translation MNISVEGLNVNTVTKALKSIRGVAGVDVDLSENLAIVTFDETEVNGDVLRRAVMGTKH, from the coding sequence ATGAACATTTCTGTGGAAGGGCTCAATGTCAACACCGTTACCAAGGCCTTGAAATCCATTCGAGGCGTGGCCGGGGTCGATGTGGACCTTTCGGAAAATCTGGCCATTGTGACATTTGATGAAACGGAAGTGAACGGGGACGTGCTTCGGCGGGCCGTCATGGGCACCAAGCACTAA
- a CDS encoding MFS transporter, which produces MQQFHAHTDRRIQVNLLSRLDRIPITKTIVGVIALLALVWLAEAFDIGIVGPVLSTLEKTWSLSSWQTGLLAISSTLGVVTGMIPAGWLADRIGRRRVVLFGILFFSILTLLGATASNYWLLLAIRLLAGIGEGAVLPMPYLFLSEFVNSRRRAVSVGYSNGILTAAYVIPNLASLWALHTFAPDFAWRMPFLLGGIPLLMLIPIYRWLPESPRYLLENNRVGEVQTMVERLEREAGLQHDTALYDERVAVTLEQDAFDSWIALRTMLRAPYLGRSLMVVLQLTAALILFYIVQVFGPSLFLSRGIATGNAILYAGIMMVVAGVGSVVQGYLSDRLGRKRILFGYAVLAAAGCLLFAFGSSAPLLIAAGFLTSFFGLGIFPVSKLSVAEQYPTELRGRGVYLNEMTARTLSGIVTTYFIPFLLKAEGSSFIFIGISIVLVAFSLPYFLRARETARVHMEEAGTRLPFQLIEAEVRA; this is translated from the coding sequence ATGCAGCAGTTTCATGCGCACACCGATCGGAGAATCCAGGTCAACCTGTTGTCGCGCCTCGATCGCATCCCCATCACAAAGACGATTGTCGGTGTCATCGCCTTGCTTGCGCTGGTCTGGCTGGCGGAAGCGTTCGACATCGGCATCGTCGGGCCGGTGCTCTCCACGCTGGAGAAAACCTGGAGCCTCTCGAGCTGGCAAACGGGCCTGTTGGCCATCTCCTCCACGCTCGGTGTGGTGACTGGCATGATTCCGGCGGGGTGGCTCGCCGACCGCATCGGACGCCGCCGGGTCGTTCTGTTCGGGATTTTGTTCTTTTCCATCCTCACGCTGCTCGGGGCAACAGCCTCCAACTACTGGCTGCTGCTTGCCATTCGGCTGCTGGCAGGTATTGGCGAAGGCGCCGTCTTGCCGATGCCGTACCTGTTCTTGTCTGAGTTCGTGAACAGTCGGCGGCGCGCCGTCAGCGTCGGGTATTCGAACGGCATTTTGACCGCAGCCTACGTCATCCCCAACTTGGCATCGCTGTGGGCTCTGCATACCTTCGCGCCCGACTTTGCGTGGCGCATGCCGTTCCTGTTAGGCGGCATTCCGCTGTTGATGCTGATCCCGATTTACCGCTGGCTGCCGGAGTCGCCGCGTTACCTCTTGGAGAACAACCGCGTCGGCGAAGTTCAGACGATGGTGGAGCGGCTCGAACGCGAAGCCGGCCTCCAACACGATACAGCCCTGTACGATGAGCGCGTCGCCGTCACCTTGGAGCAGGACGCGTTTGACAGCTGGATTGCCTTACGTACGATGCTGCGCGCACCCTACCTCGGCCGAAGCTTGATGGTGGTGCTGCAGTTGACCGCGGCGCTCATCCTGTTCTATATCGTTCAAGTGTTTGGACCCTCCCTGTTTCTGTCCCGCGGCATCGCGACCGGCAATGCGATTTTGTACGCCGGCATCATGATGGTCGTGGCCGGGGTGGGATCTGTGGTGCAAGGCTACCTGTCGGACCGCCTGGGCCGCAAACGCATCCTGTTCGGCTACGCGGTGCTGGCCGCTGCAGGCTGCCTGCTCTTCGCCTTCGGTTCCTCCGCGCCGCTGTTAATTGCGGCCGGCTTCCTGACTTCCTTCTTCGGCCTTGGCATCTTCCCGGTGTCGAAGCTGAGTGTGGCGGAACAGTACCCGACGGAACTGCGCGGCCGCGGCGTATACCTGAACGAAATGACCGCGCGCACCCTGAGCGGGATTGTGACCACCTACTTCATCCCGTTCTTGCTGAAAGCAGAGGGCAGTTCCTTCATTTTCATCGGCATCTCGATTGTACTCGTCGCCTTCAGCCTGCCCTACTTCCTGCGGGCCCGGGAAACGGCACGGGTGCACATGGAAGAGGCTGGGACACGGCTGCCTTTCCAGTTGATTGAAGCGGAAGTTCGCGCCTGA